In Candidatus Oleimmundimicrobium sp., the genomic window AACTCGGTATCCCCCGAATTTACTATTTGAACACGACGAAGCATCTGGCGAACAATTACCTCTACGTGTTTGTCATGAATCTCTACTCCTTGAGATCTGTAAACATCTTGAACTTCTTGAACTAAGAACATCTGAACTGCCTGAATTCCTTTAATATCCAAAATATCATGTGGGTTAAGAGAACCTTCCGTCAGTTGATCCCCGGCTTTAATTTTATCACCATCAGATACTTTTAATCGAAATCTTCTGGAAATTTGATAACTTTTCTCTCTACCATCCTTCGAAAGAATATCAACTTTTCGAAATTTATCAGTTTCAGTAATTTGGACCACACCACTTATCTCGGCTATTTGAGCTTGACCTTTTGGTTTTCTTGCCTCAAAAAGCTCAACTATACGAGGCAGACCATGGGTTATATCCTCACCAGCAACACCGCCCGTATGGAAAGTACGCATTGTTAATTGAGTCCCCGGCTCTCCAATTGATTGAGCAGCAATTATCCCTACAGCCGTTCCAAAGTCAATTATCTTTCCTTGAGACAAATCCCATCCATAACATTTAGCGCAAATTCCATGTTCTGCTTTACATGTAAGAACCGATCTACCAATTACTGTAGATATTCCAGCTTCTTTTATTTTCTCGGCATCCTCTTTCCCAATTCCTTGGCCAGCTTTTATTATCACTTTTTTTGTCTTTGGATTAACCAAGTCCTCAAGAAGAACCCTTCCCATCAAACCAGAGTATACCTCCCTTTCTTCATTTAAAACAGGAACAGATATACCTTGAGAAGTCCCGCAATCCTCTTCCCTAACAATTACATCTTGAGATACATCCACCAAACGACGAGTAAGATAACCTGAATCAGCTGTCCTTAGAGCCGTATCTGCCAAACCCTTTCTTGCACCATGGGTCGAAATAAAGTACTCCAAAACTGAGAGCCCTTCACGAAAATTGGCTTTTATTGGACGATCAATGATATCTCCACGCGGATTTGCCACCAAGCCTCTCATTCCCGCAAGCTGCTTTATCTGTTTCAAATTTCCTCTTGCCCCAGATTTAGCCATCATATAGATGGGGTTAAACTTACCGAAGTTTTCCTCCATGGCCTTAGAAACATCTTCCGTCGCTTTGGTCCATATATCAACAACCCTTTGGTGGCGTTCTTCGTTAGTTATAAGACCTCTTCTGTACTGGCGCTCTATCTTTTCTACCGCCTTCTCTGGAGCATCTAAAATTTCCCATTTATTTGGAGGAACTTCGATATCTTCAACACCTATTGTAAGGCCCGCTTTCGTGGAATAATCAAAACCTAGTTTTTTCATAGAATCTAATGTTTGAGCAGTTTGAGCTCTATCATATTTATCAACACAATCAGCCACTATATTGGCAATGCGTTTCTTGTCCAATTCTTCATTTACATACGGATAATCATCTGGCAGCGCTTGATTAAATATCACCTTTCCCACAGTTGTATCGATTAACTTGCCGTTCATTCGTACTTTTATTTTTGCTTGCACATCAATTACTCCATTGTCGTAGGCCAGAATGGCTTCTTTAGAACTAGCAAAAACCCTACCTTCGCCTTTGCAGTTATCACGATTGGCAGTTAAGTAAAAACAACCAAGAACCATATCCTGTGTGGGTGTCGCAAGAGGCCTTCCGTGTGCTGGAGACAGAACATTGTTTGCGGAAAGCATAAGCACGCGTGCCTCAGCCTGAGCTTCAGGAGATAGTGGCACGTGAACTGCCATTTGGTCTCCGTCAAAATCAGCATTGAAAGCTGTACATACCATCGGATGAACTTGAATAGCTTTGCCTTCAACAAGAATGGGCTCAAAAGCCTGAATCCCTAATTGATGAAGAGTTGGCGCTCTATTTAAAAGAACGGGATGAGCACTAATGGTTTCTTCCAATATGTCCCAGACAACAGGTTTAGTTTTTTCGATCATCCTCTTGGCACTTTTTATATTTTGAGCATGCCCTTTTTCTACAAGTTTTCTCATTACAAAAGGCTTAAACAACTCGAGAGCCATAATCTTAGGCAAACCACATTGATGTAGTTTTAAATCAGGACCAATTACAATAACAGAACGACCTGAATAATCAACTCTTTTACCTAAAAGATTTTGGCGGAACCGACCCTGCTTCCCTTTAAGCATATCGCTAAGAGATTTCAAAGGCCTGTTTCCCGGACCAGTTACTGGCCTACTCCTCCGACTATTATCAAAGAGTGCATCTACAGACTCCTGTAACATCCGTTTTTCATTACTCACAATTATCTCAGGAGCCCCAAGATCTAAAAGTCTTTTCAATCGATTATTTCTATTTATAACTCTCCGGTAAAGATCGTTTAGGTCAGAGGTAGCAAATCTTCCTCCATCCAACTGAACCATCGGGCGTATATCTGGCGGAATAACAGGGATAGTAGATAAAATCATCCATTCTGGTTTATTGCTAGACTTCAAAAAAGATGACATAACCTTTAAACGTTTAACAGCTCTGTCACGCTTTTGCCCTTTAGCCTCTTTAACAACTTTGCGAAGTTCTTCCACGTCAGCCGCAAGATCCATTTTTTGCAATAAACTGTAAATTGCTTCGGCCCCCATGCCACCGCTAATATAGTCTCCATACCTAATTCTCAAATCACGATACAGCCGTTCATCGGGAACGAGCTGTTTTACTTTCAGCTCTTGGAGTTTCTCAAAAACATATTTTAACCACGCAATATTTTCTTCAGTACTTTCCTCGATTTCTTTTACACCATTTTTAAAATTATGTTCAATTTTCTTAATCTCAGTTTTTGTCATCGGACGACTTTTTGTGATCTCTTCCTCCGAGCCCTCTTCTTTAACAACTTCTTCAATGGGTGAGTTAAGACGTTCGTCCTTTTCTAACTCCAACCTTTTAATCTCTTTTAATTTACCTTCTTTAATCTCAGCAATCTCTTGTTCTAATTCTTCTTTGAACATCGGCAAATCTTTTTTTATTTGTTCTTCTTTTACATCTGTAATAATGTAGGAGGCAAAATAGAGCACTCTTTCAAGATCTTTGGGAGAAATATCTAACATGTACCCCATACGTGAAGGCACCCCCTTGAAATACCAAATATGCGCAACGGGTGCTGCAAGCTCAATATGAGCCATACGTTCTCTTCTTACTTTAGAACGAGTAACCTCTACACCACATCGTTCACAGATAATCCCCTTAAAACGTACCTTTTTATACTTACCACAGTAACATTCCCAATCCTTTGTAGGACCAAATATTTTCTCACAAAAAAGACCATCTTTTTCCGGTTTTAAGGTACGATAATTAATAGTTTCAGGCTTTTTAACCTCACCACTCGACCAGCTTCTTATTTGTTCGGGAGAGCTAAGACTTATTTTTATCGCATCAAAATTGTTGCTCTTTTGCAAGTTTTTTATCCTTCCATCATTTGATTGAATATTTTTATTCATCATCAGACCCCTCTTCCGATGTTTCCGTTTCATCAGGAATATCTAGATCCTTAATATCCATTTCTTCAGAATCTCCCTCTTGAGATTCTTCTTCCATGCCTTCTTCGTTATTTTCTAATTTTGAAGAAGCAGTCAAATCTTGATGAAGTTTTGTAGATATCAAATCCAATCCAAGATATTCTTCCCCATCAGCGCCAATATCCTTCTCAATCTCTTTAAACTCAACTTCTTTGCCTTCTTCTTCATATAAAAATTGAACGTTTAAACATAGGCTTTGCATCTCTTTAACCAACACCCTAAAGGACTCGGGTATGCTAGATTTAGGTATATTCTCTCCCTTAACAATCGCCTCATATGTTTTAACTCTACCAACAACATCATCCGATTTAATAGTAAGAATTTCTTGAAGAGTATTGGCTGCCCCATAAGCTTCCAAAGCCCACACTTCCATCTCACCAAAACGTTGTCCTCCAAATTGAGCTTTTCCTCCAAGAGGCTGTTGAGTTATTAACGAGTAGGGGCCGGTTGAACGAGCATGAATTTTGTCGTCAACTAAATGCAATAACTTTAAAACGTAAATATACCCAATGGTTACGTCCTCTCTAAATGGTTCCCCTGAACGACCGTCATAAAGTTTTGTTTTACCGGATGGGGGAAGACCTGCTTTAGATAAGGCCTCTTTTATCTCAGTTTCTTTAGCTCCATCAAATACTGGCGTTGCAACGAAGACAGGACCATCAACAGGTTTGTCGTCATCACTCCAACCTTCTTTAGCTGCCCAGCCAAGATGAGTTTCTAAAATTTGACCTAAGTTCATTCTCGATGGAACACCTAACGGATTGAGAATTATATCAACAGGAGTCCCGTCTTCCAAAAATGGCATATCTTCCTCAGGAAGTATCTTTGAAATAACACCCTTGTTTCCGTGACGCCCGGCAAGTTTATCTCCTTCAGATATTTTCTTTTTCTGGGCAATATAAACCCTAACAAGTTTATTTACCCCAGGCGCAAGTTCGTCCCCTTTGTCTCTTGAAAAAACTTTAACATCGGTAACAATCCCACCTTCACCATGAGGAACCTTAAGAGATGTATCCCTTACTTCTCTCGCTTTTTCACCAAAAATAGCTCTCAATAACTTTTCCTCGGCAGTAAGCTCAGTTTCACCTTTGGGGGTTACTTTCCCAACAAGAATATCTCCTGGGCCAACTTCCGCTCCAACCCAGATAATTCCATCTTCGTCTAGATCTTTTAGAGCTTCTTCTCCAATATTTGGAATCTCTCGAGTTATTTCTTCAGAACCAAGTTTGGTATCCCTGGCCTCTAATTCATATTCTGAAATATGAATTGAAGTAAGAACATCTTTTTTTACCAATTTTTCGCTTAAAACAATAGCATCCTCGTAGTTATATCCCTCCCAAGGCATGAAGGCAACCAGTAAATTCCGTCCAAGAGCAAGCTCTCCCATGTCAGCAGCAGGGCCATCTGCAACAACCTGCCCCTTTTTTACCTTTTGCCCTTCTTTTACAATTGGTCTCTGATTTATGCACGTTCCTTGATTTGAACGCCTAAATTTATCTAACTCATATATATCTTTGCCGTCTTTATGCTTAATCTCAATATGCTCAGCATCTACCTTAACAACAACTCCGCTTCTCCGTGAAACAACCACATCTCCCGTATCTTTAACGGCTCGATGCTCCACACCCGTTCCTACCAAAGGAGCCTCTGGGTTTAAAAGAGGTACAGCTTGTCGTTGCATATTTGAACCCATTAAAGCTCGGTTTGCATCATCATGCTCAAGAAAAGGTATCAACGATGTAGAAATACTAACTGTCTGAGAAGGAGAAATATCCATGTAGTTGACATCTTTGGGGTCAACCATTTTAACCTCGTCTACTTTTTTGAGAGGATTGTGAATTCTAACTAAAACCTTATCATTAATAAAATTACCATTTTCATCAAAAGGAGCATTTGCCTGCGCAACAATGTATTTATCCTCTTCATCGGCCGTCAAATACTCAACTTCTCCGGTAATTCTACCATTCTCAGCCTTTTTATAAGGAGTTTCCAAAAACCCCAAATCATTTACCCGAGCATAAGTAGCCAGAGAACCTATAAGCCCAATATTTGGACCCTCGGGAGTCTCAATGGGACACATTCTCCCATAATGTGAGGGGTGTACATCTCTTACTTCAAAGCCAGCTCGTTCTCTGGAAAGCCCTCCCGGACCAAGTGCTGAAAGACGTCTTTTGTGGGTAAGGCCAGACAATGGATTTGTCTGATCCATAAATTGCGAAAGTTGGCTACTACCAAAAAACTCTTTAAGAGCAGCCACAATCGGTCGAATATTTACTAATGATTGAGGAGTAATAATTTCCAAATCTAAGGTCGTCATTCGCTCCCTTACCACACGCTCCATTCTTGATAAACCAATTTTAAATTGGTTTTGGATAAGTTCGCCGACTGAACGGACCCTTCTGTTCCCCAAATGATCTATATCATCAACTTCGCCAATCCCTTGATGAAGCCTAACAAGGTACTTAATTATTTCAAGAAGATCTTCTCGCGTAAGATTCGTTATTTTTTCAGAGACACTAAGGCCAAGCTTTTTATTGATTTTATAACGCCCCACTTTAGCTAAATCATACCTTTGCGGATTAAAGAACAGCGATTCAATAAGGGTTTTTGCACCATCAACGGTTGGGGGTTCACCTGGACGTAATTTTTTATAAATTTCAATGAGTGCTTCTTCCTGCGACTCAGTATTATCTTTTTCAAGCGTATCTTTTATACACTGTGCACCATCAAAAAGATTTAATATCTCCTCGTTATTGCCAAAACCTAGGGCTTTTAGAAACATTGTTACCGATTGCTTTCTCTTCCTGTCTATCCGAACGGCAACAATATCTTTTTTATCAACTTCAAATTCAAGCCAAGCACCTCTATTAGGAATAACCTTACCGTAAGTAATTATTTTATCAATCTGCTTATCAATTTCCTGATCGTAATATACGCCAGGTGACCTAACAAATTGATTGACAACTACCCGCTCGGTACCATTTATAATAAAAGTACCTTTTTCCGTCATTATGGGAAATTCTCCCATGTAGACATCTTGTTCTCTTATCTCTCCCGTTTCCTTATTAATAAAGCGTGTTTCGGCAAAAAGAGGAGCGCTGTAGGTCATATCTTTTTCTCTGCACTCAGCAATACTATTCTTAATTTCTCCAAAATGATGCTCGCCAAATTCAAGATTACGATTCCCCGTAAAATCACTAATTGGAGAAACTTCTCTTAAGGCTGTTTTTAAACCATCTGTGATAAGCCATTCGAATGAATCTCTCTGAACTGATATCAGATTGGGTATTTCTAAAACTGTCGGTATCTTACCAAAACTCCTGCGCTTTCTTACAAGAAAATCTGGTTTTCTCACCAATGCTTCACTCCTTATAGACGAGGGGAATAAAATTAAACGCAATAGCAAAATTTACCACTTTTGAAATAATTCGTCAATAAAAAATAAAATCGGCCAAATCTTTACAGTGGATTAAGCCACCACTGCTAAAAGTGACCGATTTGTCGTCTTAATTTGATTACTTAAGCTCAACAGTAGCTCCAGCTTCCTCTAATTGAACCTTAATCTTCTCAGCTTCTTCTTTAGAAACTCCTTCTTTAATGGGCTTAGGGGCCTCATCTACTAACGCTTTTGCTTCCTTTAAACCAAGATCGGTTATACTTCTTACCGCCTTGATAACCTGGATTTTCTGAGCACCAACATTGGTTAAAACCACGTCAAATGATGATTTTTCCTCAACTTCGCCCTCAGCATCACCAGCAGAAGCGGCCGCTGCAACAGCTACTGGTGCGGCAGCGCTTACTCCAAAAGTTTCTTCCATTTCTTTAACAAGCTCGGAGAGTTCAAGTACACTCATTTCTTTAATGGCTTCCAAGATATCATTTTTAGTTAACTTTTTTGTTTGAGCCAAACCATTTCACCTCCTTAAAATACACTAATTTTTAGAAGCTTTTTGCTTCGTTATACCATCTAAAACAGTAACTAGCCCACGGATGGGGCCTGAAAGTACATTGGCAAACCCAGAAAGGGGAGCTTGCATACTTCCCATCAGTTTAGCCAATAACTCTTCAAATGAAGGCAAATTAGCTAGGTTCTTTATTTGGGATGAATCTATAACTTCACCTTCTAAGATTCCACCTTTAATCTTTGGTCCACCATGTTCTTTAAAAAATTTAAATAAAATTTTTGGAGTTGTTATCTCATCATTATAGCCAAACGCTAAAGCTGTGGAGCCCTTTAATAATTTGTCTAATCCTTCCAAACTTTTATTTTTGGTCGCGATTTTAATTAATGTATTTTTAAAAACCTTATATTCCGCATCCTGTTCCTTTAAAAGTTCCCTCATTTTACTTATCTGATGAACATTAAGTCCAGTAAAATCAGCAACCACGGTAACTTTAGCGTTATCAATCTTCTCTTCTATTTCTTTAACTGTTTTTTCTTTTTCCGGTCGAGCCACAATAACTCCTTTCGGTCCCAATGAAAAACCCTCGCAAACAACGCGAAGGTTAATTAAAATCAACCTCGGTAGGCAACCTTTAAGCTTTTAAGCACCTACTGTCTACGGCTAAAAAATTCTTTAGCTTTATAATTCCACAAAAGATTAACAAATTTCTACAAATTGGTCAATCTAAAAAATATTACTCTTCAAACATATCGCGAGTTATGCTCTGATCTACCCTGACACCGGGCCCCATTGTCGAGGCAATTGTGATTCCTTTTATATATTTTCCCTTTGCAGAAGCTGGTTTTGCTCTGATTATTTCGTTCAACAAAGTACTGTAATTCTCAACTAAATCTTTCTCAGAAAAACTTGCCTTTCCAATAATAAGGTGAAGATTCCCTATTTTATCGACCCGATATTCAACTTTACCAGCTTTAATATCTTTTACCGCTTTACCAACATCAAAGGTTACGGTGCCAGATTTAGGATTCGGCATAAGGCCTTTCGCGCCTAATATTTTTCCAAGTTTTCCAACACTACTCATAATATCAGGAGTAGCAACTGCAACATCGAAATCGAGCCAGCCCCCTTTAACTTTTTCCACCAAATCAGCGCCACCAACAAAATCAGCGCCCGCTTCCTCCGCCTCTTTAACTTTTTCTCCCTGAGCAAAAACAGCAACTTTTACTTGTTTCCCTGTGCCATTAGGAAGAACTACAGTTCCCCTAACTTGCTGATCCGCCTTGCGTGGGTCCACTCCTAAATTAAAGTGAACTTCAATAGTCTCGTCAAATTTTGCTTTTGCATTCTCTTTGATGAGTTTTATGGCCTTGAAGGGACTGTATAAATTCTCTAAATCTATCTTCTTTATAATTTCTTTATATCTTCTACTTCTTTTCATAA contains:
- a CDS encoding DNA-directed RNA polymerase subunit beta', which translates into the protein MQKSNNFDAIKISLSSPEQIRSWSSGEVKKPETINYRTLKPEKDGLFCEKIFGPTKDWECYCGKYKKVRFKGIICERCGVEVTRSKVRRERMAHIELAAPVAHIWYFKGVPSRMGYMLDISPKDLERVLYFASYIITDVKEEQIKKDLPMFKEELEQEIAEIKEGKLKEIKRLELEKDERLNSPIEEVVKEEGSEEEITKSRPMTKTEIKKIEHNFKNGVKEIEESTEENIAWLKYVFEKLQELKVKQLVPDERLYRDLRIRYGDYISGGMGAEAIYSLLQKMDLAADVEELRKVVKEAKGQKRDRAVKRLKVMSSFLKSSNKPEWMILSTIPVIPPDIRPMVQLDGGRFATSDLNDLYRRVINRNNRLKRLLDLGAPEIIVSNEKRMLQESVDALFDNSRRSRPVTGPGNRPLKSLSDMLKGKQGRFRQNLLGKRVDYSGRSVIVIGPDLKLHQCGLPKIMALELFKPFVMRKLVEKGHAQNIKSAKRMIEKTKPVVWDILEETISAHPVLLNRAPTLHQLGIQAFEPILVEGKAIQVHPMVCTAFNADFDGDQMAVHVPLSPEAQAEARVLMLSANNVLSPAHGRPLATPTQDMVLGCFYLTANRDNCKGEGRVFASSKEAILAYDNGVIDVQAKIKVRMNGKLIDTTVGKVIFNQALPDDYPYVNEELDKKRIANIVADCVDKYDRAQTAQTLDSMKKLGFDYSTKAGLTIGVEDIEVPPNKWEILDAPEKAVEKIERQYRRGLITNEERHQRVVDIWTKATEDVSKAMEENFGKFNPIYMMAKSGARGNLKQIKQLAGMRGLVANPRGDIIDRPIKANFREGLSVLEYFISTHGARKGLADTALRTADSGYLTRRLVDVSQDVIVREEDCGTSQGISVPVLNEEREVYSGLMGRVLLEDLVNPKTKKVIIKAGQGIGKEDAEKIKEAGISTVIGRSVLTCKAEHGICAKCYGWDLSQGKIIDFGTAVGIIAAQSIGEPGTQLTMRTFHTGGVAGEDITHGLPRIVELFEARKPKGQAQIAEISGVVQITETDKFRKVDILSKDGREKSYQISRRFRLKVSDGDKIKAGDQLTEGSLNPHDILDIKGIQAVQMFLVQEVQDVYRSQGVEIHDKHVEVIVRQMLRRVQIVNSGDTEFLSGKLVKCSDFEEENKKVTEMGGESATAKQILLGITKASLATDSFLSAASFQETTRVLTEAAIAGKIDPLLGLKENVIIGKLIPAGTGMSRYRDIEVETKESLVGEKLENIEISLENNL
- the rpoB gene encoding DNA-directed RNA polymerase subunit beta encodes the protein MRKPDFLVRKRRSFGKIPTVLEIPNLISVQRDSFEWLITDGLKTALREVSPISDFTGNRNLEFGEHHFGEIKNSIAECREKDMTYSAPLFAETRFINKETGEIREQDVYMGEFPIMTEKGTFIINGTERVVVNQFVRSPGVYYDQEIDKQIDKIITYGKVIPNRGAWLEFEVDKKDIVAVRIDRKRKQSVTMFLKALGFGNNEEILNLFDGAQCIKDTLEKDNTESQEEALIEIYKKLRPGEPPTVDGAKTLIESLFFNPQRYDLAKVGRYKINKKLGLSVSEKITNLTREDLLEIIKYLVRLHQGIGEVDDIDHLGNRRVRSVGELIQNQFKIGLSRMERVVRERMTTLDLEIITPQSLVNIRPIVAALKEFFGSSQLSQFMDQTNPLSGLTHKRRLSALGPGGLSRERAGFEVRDVHPSHYGRMCPIETPEGPNIGLIGSLATYARVNDLGFLETPYKKAENGRITGEVEYLTADEEDKYIVAQANAPFDENGNFINDKVLVRIHNPLKKVDEVKMVDPKDVNYMDISPSQTVSISTSLIPFLEHDDANRALMGSNMQRQAVPLLNPEAPLVGTGVEHRAVKDTGDVVVSRRSGVVVKVDAEHIEIKHKDGKDIYELDKFRRSNQGTCINQRPIVKEGQKVKKGQVVADGPAADMGELALGRNLLVAFMPWEGYNYEDAIVLSEKLVKKDVLTSIHISEYELEARDTKLGSEEITREIPNIGEEALKDLDEDGIIWVGAEVGPGDILVGKVTPKGETELTAEEKLLRAIFGEKAREVRDTSLKVPHGEGGIVTDVKVFSRDKGDELAPGVNKLVRVYIAQKKKISEGDKLAGRHGNKGVISKILPEEDMPFLEDGTPVDIILNPLGVPSRMNLGQILETHLGWAAKEGWSDDDKPVDGPVFVATPVFDGAKETEIKEALSKAGLPPSGKTKLYDGRSGEPFREDVTIGYIYVLKLLHLVDDKIHARSTGPYSLITQQPLGGKAQFGGQRFGEMEVWALEAYGAANTLQEILTIKSDDVVGRVKTYEAIVKGENIPKSSIPESFRVLVKEMQSLCLNVQFLYEEEGKEVEFKEIEKDIGADGEEYLGLDLISTKLHQDLTASSKLENNEEGMEEESQEGDSEEMDIKDLDIPDETETSEEGSDDE
- the rplL gene encoding 50S ribosomal protein L7/L12; the protein is MAQTKKLTKNDILEAIKEMSVLELSELVKEMEETFGVSAAAPVAVAAAASAGDAEGEVEEKSSFDVVLTNVGAQKIQVIKAVRSITDLGLKEAKALVDEAPKPIKEGVSKEEAEKIKVQLEEAGATVELK
- the rplJ gene encoding 50S ribosomal protein L10, with protein sequence MARPEKEKTVKEIEEKIDNAKVTVVADFTGLNVHQISKMRELLKEQDAEYKVFKNTLIKIATKNKSLEGLDKLLKGSTALAFGYNDEITTPKILFKFFKEHGGPKIKGGILEGEVIDSSQIKNLANLPSFEELLAKLMGSMQAPLSGFANVLSGPIRGLVTVLDGITKQKASKN
- the rplA gene encoding 50S ribosomal protein L1; the encoded protein is MMKRSRRYKEIIKKIDLENLYSPFKAIKLIKENAKAKFDETIEVHFNLGVDPRKADQQVRGTVVLPNGTGKQVKVAVFAQGEKVKEAEEAGADFVGGADLVEKVKGGWLDFDVAVATPDIMSSVGKLGKILGAKGLMPNPKSGTVTFDVGKAVKDIKAGKVEYRVDKIGNLHLIIGKASFSEKDLVENYSTLLNEIIRAKPASAKGKYIKGITIASTMGPGVRVDQSITRDMFEE